TGACGGAATACGTGGACCAATAGGAATTTGATTTTCATCCGTTCACCCAATGAAATTGGAGATTTTGTTGGGGTGATCGTGGCCGTTTATCAATGGCGATTATACGTGTCTCGGTTCACCTTTGCTtgcgattgttttttttaaggtacACTATTACCAGTttacttttatatttcaaaaacttcATTGggaaaaattacattttatttatttattttaatttagtttttagattattttaatatgttaatattaaaatatattttttttaaaaaataaattatttcaatatattttcaagcaaacaatactttaaaaaataatatctaccaTAAAATACCAAACAAACTCTATATTTGTGCATCTATatgagtttttataattatttataaaacttaagtCCCGCTAAAACATAATCCCGTCGTCTTTTCCTCAAACAAGATAATTGGCTCACGTTACATCTTGAATCAAACCaatttattttagagaaaaaagagagaatgtgTTGGCATTTCATCTAGTAGGGTAATTGCTAGCTTAACTAAACTAGCAAGTCACGTGGGTTATTACCATGACATCTCATCCTtctaatgatttaaaaaaaaaaaattattttaagtgaTGCATCGTTTATTATCACAAgtcataattgttttatttatttattttctagtcATTCTCGATGAACTAAATATCAAGTGAAACCTCAACCagcctaaaattttattttttttactcttttttcttAGCAAAAACACCAAGTAAACACCTTTATAGACCTCATTATATTCATTTATAGTCTTAAATCATCATTTAATTGCTCTAAAAATGGAAAATCAACCctaattctaaaaattaagtCTTGATCTACTTTTTCAAGGAGTATTGAGGGGGGAAAAACACCTCAATGCAATAACTCTCGTTGAATGGAACTCGTTGTCATAAAAAATGATTGTTCTAATGGCCAAAATATGGCCAATCCACAACTTTCTCTCTCATTGTTTTAAatgactttctttcttttttttcgaactaataactaaaaaataagaaaaataaggttttggaccaaaatactcaatagaaaaataaaaggggtCAAAAAGTAACTTTGCCAAATCCCAAGGCaaaatctaaatagaaaaaaagctTGAGaaccattttgatttttttttaataaaggacATGCCATTTGGGTTGTTTCTCAATCTTGGGCACTAATTTCAAATcctaaacaataaaatcaaattatttttcataaaatcaagTGCCAATTCaataccataattttttttgagactgcaataaccctataaaatgcaaatataaacaaattgcaAAGCCCAGTTCCTAATAAACAAAATGttaaaggaccaaattgaaaaatattaaaataaaattcatgttttttactaGTTATCTGGGTTTCTGGATTCATCAAGTCGAGTAGGTTACATTGAGAAAACTCTCACAtgagttaattttaaacttaggCTGGGCAATGAGTCGAGTCAAAAGATTTCAAGGTTAATCTTATAGGTTgagcttttttatctttttattttttttaattccatccttaaatttttaaattttattaattttggattgatcttcataatatattttaattcttcCAAGGAGATTATTGCGGTTTCAAACAAATTTCTCAGTATTTGATCGGTTTAATTTTgcaagtgtattttttttttttatcatatcattatataaaaatagtttttaaaaaataaagttgttaaaCCCAATAAATTCCGTAATTTAGGTCGCGCGTTTAACGAGTTAAATTGCAAAGCTCGAATCGATCCAATATataatcatcttaatattaaaaaaaaatatcattttgaattttttttaaagctaaacCATATTTTTACTAAACATTCGAGCTATTTTTGGATCCTCTAAGTTATCTGGGTCATATGAAGGCAACTCTCATGAgggttaattttaaactcaaattaGGTAAGGAATTAGATCATGATGTTTCAAGGTTGACCCAATAGGTTCGGTTTAGTAACAATGCCAAATTGTTCTTTGTGgcttatacatttttttttcatgaataacTTTCAACTACAATGTCGCGCTTAGAGTAGAAATTCCCAATATCCTCAACAACCAAACCACTAACATTATCTAATGATGGATTATCATATTGTCTTGAGTCATTATCTCCAAGTAAGCGTAGTGTGTAGTTTAGACCTCCATCATTTGCGAGCCTTTGCTTTGCACTTTGAAAGAGCTTGATCAAGTCATGTGTTTCAGCAATCATTCTGATAAGACTATGAACAATGCCCTCATCCAAATCCGAAGTTGAACTCCCTCTTGTAAATGGTGACAACTTATTAACAACTTCGTTCCCAACATCATAAATGTAAAGTTGTGTGAATTTTGGTGAATCATTACTAAAGGGTAAAAGTAAGCCCATTAAATGGTGGCAATGACCATTAATCTTAAAGACATATACATCCAATTGGTTGTGAATAGTATGATTGATCTTTGCACCCATCATAAACATGGAATTGTAAGCTCGAAGATTGGTCCAAAATTTCTTAGATAAGGTTTCATTGTTAGGGTTAAGCAATTCATCAATAAATTTAGGTATTTATTACATGGTTGGCAAATAAACTTTTCCACTAAGGAAACAATGTAAGAAAATATCTTGAGGATCGTGTAAGGTGTTTTTGGACCTAAAAAAGAACTACAGCAACCACCAGAGCTCAAACACACTCCATAACAAACTACAAAAcatataaacacaaaaaataacacCATCAACCTTTGAGAATGCAACTAGAATACATAAATGCTAACACCCTAAAACCCCAAACCACAAAGAATGAAAAAGACCCACCTAACCTGGACAATTAGAGCTCTCGAAAATGTcccaagaaataaaataattgttgttaATGAAACTATATATACCCTGCATGATTctttaaaagagaaaaggaagtaaatattttttaaatcaacacaaaaaaaggATGACTGCTCTAATTAACTTTAGATGCAAAATCTAATCAAAATCCTTTGAATCAAGcaaaatctaaaagaaataattgaaagaaaaacccAACACAGTGATAAAGCACTTATCTGTTAAGAACGAAGGCAAACAACAACCCATTAAGTTTGTAAGATTGAAAGAAATCACAATCATTTCATGCAAAATCAATCAATATCCAATCTCACTATACTAGCCCAACACTCTCCCAACAATCACTAAGCAACCAGATACATTGCAGGTAAGACTTGCATTTAATAGTCAACCTTTCCACACTCAACAAACTAGAAGAATAAGAGTCCATCAAGCACATATTGACCAGCCATAACTCAGCAATCCAAGTCAAAACCCCACAAACCGACCAGATCCATAAAGTCAAGATAAcgctgttagagaataatataaatcatatcttggacctgatataatattttaaacttttaggttgagatggttttttgatatggtatcagaacCTTGATGACCTAGcagtcacgagttcaaatcttacaatgtttatttatttgataaaaaatgaagCACAACTTAGTGTGTgtctgtgcaagttttaagTTCAAAGAACTTTCACTTAAGGAAGTATgctaaagaataatataaatcataacttGGACCTgatttaacaattaaaatttttaggttGAGATAATTATTTGACATGAGTCTTTCTTGAACAAAACCACCAACTAATCAACCTCAAAGCAATTCCGGATCCATAGATACACCTACAACCGATAACGAAATATACTAAACCCCCATCTCATGCAATGAAACTAACATGCAATCCATGAGAACACAAAACAATTACAGCTCTTCTAGTCTATAGTGTTTACACTCGGTAGCTTCGGTAATTGATTGAGGgcctttggtttttttataattgacgTTAAAAACGCTACATGacttagtaattttttaatagacaACTAATACATAAcgatatttaatattttggatgaaagaaaatatattttgtataaataaaatgatataagtCAGGGACAATCTAAGCACAagcaataaattattatatagtaCGTATTAACTAGTATTGGTTGCTGCTGTGTGTAAATTGAATATTTGTGTGTAGTTGGGCTTCACATATcgcaataaaaattgaatttacgAAGACCGCTGTAACTTGGATTAGAAACTCatctattattagtattattagtgTGTTTAGTACTATAATAGTTTTTATGGTCAGGACTTAAAAAcaataagcttttttttttttttttaaatatgtttacttatggttttaaaaagtagatttgaaaaaaaaaaaatttgattaaaattattataagataaatttttatatgtaaaataaataagaagaagatcttcataaataaaaaataaattatttaaaattaatatttaaaacctAATTACATGtgaatttaatgtaaaaaaacataaactattTGATtagtaaatagtttttttttctcggtaAAACTAACATAATACCAAATCCTCTCATAATTTATCCAACAAGAATTGAATGTCAAAGAAAACATTGGATTTTCTCCCctcaatataagaaaataaggTAAATGGAGCAGATATTTTGTTACCCAGCTCATTCCTTACCAAACACATGATGCTGGATCCACATTTTTATTCTTCccaatcaatcaataaaaaaacaatcacaatctcACTGCCCCAATCTCAACCGTAAAAACCAATTGATCCACGTTCACACAATCCCAGCCATCTAAAATCACTCTTAACCAACCTTAACGAacaccctccctccctctctcacgCACACacaaaaatagaagaaagaaactgccagcaaattatttctttaattttttacccTTCTCTTTTCAAATGAAACCCTAGCCAGTAATTACTGATAATCCGATCAATGGCGATCGCATCTCCATCCACACCAACTTTCTCTGCTTCCTTCTGTTGCAAACGCACTGTGTCAACTCACCTAACTCGCTTCCCTTCCACCTTTTCACCTACACGAACTCGCCACCTTCCACCTCGCCGATTCGCGATCAGCTCGCGACTCAACTCCTCAAAATCCTGCGGCTCCGTCTATCCCGACAATGGCGGGAGCGAAGATTTCGAGCATTACGAGCTTCAACATGGATTTACTGGCCCGGTGGAACGGCGGCGGAGGGGATCGCCAGTGTACGTGACGCTGCCGGCGGAATTGGTGGCGGAGGATGGGAAGGTGAGGAGGATTAAGGTCTTGTCGGCGTCTTTGAGGGCCCTGGTGACTGCTGGAGTGGAAGGTGTGGTTATGGAGATTTGGTGGGGGATAGTGGAGAGGGAGAAGCCTAGGGTTTATAATTGGGGAGGGTATTTGGATCTTGTGGCGTTAGCAAGACGGTGTGGGTTGAAGGTTAGAGCTGTCTTGGCTTTTCATCAACGTGGCACTGGACCTGGAGATCCTTTATGGTGagaatttcttgattttaatagAATCTTTGATGAATTGTTTTAGTTTCTGTTTAATTATTGCCTAGTTAGTTCATTGTCTccgtttctttaatttttaagacGGGAGGTTATGCACATTGTTAGTGATTTATCTGTTTCTTGTATAGTTATTTATGGAATTTTAGTTTGTTGCCGGAGGTTTGACATAACGTGTGGAGACTTTTGGTTACTGTTAATACAATATTGTATTGTCCTTCGCCTTGATTTTTTATACTTCCAATGCTTTCCTTGTTGTTAATGTCTTGGTTGCAGTTCTGTTAGCTGTGCCGTGGGTATAAGGGCAAGAAGTGCATGTCTAGAGAGTGCTATGGTTTAATGGATGATACCACTGCATTACTGCTTATGCCTAAGTTAGCgggattttttctatttattttttcttttgtatctaGCAAGGGTGCATAACAATGATTTAAGTCCAAAAGCATACAGCCTGATCAGGTGAATTTTGAGTAAATCATCCCTTGAGAACTCGGTTGAAGGTTTTTTCAACTGTCACACCTTTTGGGGAACGGTTTTGGCTGCATTCTTTGTCCCTTTCCCTTTTGACATGCCTAGGTGATTGGACACTTGAGTTGAAGCCTTCAATCTTGGCAGGTCCGAAGCAAGTATATTCATGTTCTGCTGGTTTTATTCATGGAGTTTTATGTTCTGACTTGTGTATATAATGAATATGGATAGAACCGTGTGTTGATTGTCTATAATCAACATTTTGATGGAGATCaatctaaataaaattgaaaaagcctCTAGCTATTCATGGTAGACATCCTTGGGAAAAGAACAGGCAGATTTATTGTGTATGTAGTGTGATCAAGGTCAGCAAATCAAGTGCAATGTAGTAGATTTACACATTTGGTGAACACTGATGATATAAATGGTTTTATTCTTTGGATAGTATGATGAGTTTTACAACATTGATGATCTGGACCATCTAACCATGTTGATCTTTGGAATAAACAATCCCCTAGTAAGGTTGTTCTTAGTTACATTGTATAACCTGTCTTGAGTAACGTTTTAGTCATGGAACATAGGTCGTCTTGCCTACTGCGTTGTTTCTGGGGCAATTTTAAAGTATTCATTGCTCCCAAGCTACCTAGGACCTAAAGTGTTCAATTCATGGTCTGGTTTGGTGAGGGCAACCTTTTGGTTCCTCAGTTTAAGTGGATATCGTGAGGCTTTTCCTCCTTTCTCCGTGGGGCTTCTAGCTAGTAGTATCCGAAGTTAGTGAGTCATATTTTGCATATGTTGAATGCGTTTAATTTAGCACCATAAGCTGTCTTATAGACATTTTCATAATTCTGGGCCCTTGCACATGTTTCAGGGTGAGAGTTTGGTTTGAAAGAAAATTTCTTTGACCAAATTTGATTCATCTTTTTTCCTCAGTTTTGTTGTTTGGTTCTCCTGCTTGCTTGCTTATATGCTAGTGGGTCTAAACAACTAGTTTTATATGCTGAAGGGTTTCTCTTCCTCAATGGGTGCTTGAAGAGATTGATAAAGATCCAGATATAGCATATACTGATCGATTTGGTAGAAGAAACATGGAATACATTTCTCTTGGATGCGATATGTTTCCTGTCCTGAAGGGACGATCACCACTCCAAGCATATTCAGATTTTATGATGAATTTCAGAGATACTTTTAGATCTTTACTTGGTGTTGTCATTACGGTGAGATGTTACTGTTTGTAATACAGCAAATCACTTCTTCAATCATTGACAACTGATTCTTTGATTGGCAAGTTAGTTTTCCTGATAGATCATTTTGTAGGGAGTCCAAGTTGGCATGGGTCCTGCAGGTGAATTAAGGTACCCTTCATGTCCATCACAGAAGCTAGCATGGGCTTGGCACACACGTGAGCTTGGAGAGTTTCAGTGCTATGATAAGGTACACCAACAAGTGCAATTCATTTTGTAAGCTTGCAAAACTTTCATTCTCTGTAATAGGTCGCTCC
This genomic interval from Populus alba chromosome 1, ASM523922v2, whole genome shotgun sequence contains the following:
- the LOC118033921 gene encoding beta-amylase 1, chloroplastic, whose amino-acid sequence is MAIASPSTPTFSASFCCKRTVSTHLTRFPSTFSPTRTRHLPPRRFAISSRLNSSKSCGSVYPDNGGSEDFEHYELQHGFTGPVERRRRGSPVYVTLPAELVAEDGKVRRIKVLSASLRALVTAGVEGVVMEIWWGIVEREKPRVYNWGGYLDLVALARRCGLKVRAVLAFHQRGTGPGDPLWVSLPQWVLEEIDKDPDIAYTDRFGRRNMEYISLGCDMFPVLKGRSPLQAYSDFMMNFRDTFRSLLGVVITGVQVGMGPAGELRYPSCPSQKLAWAWHTRELGEFQCYDKYMIASLNACAHDVGMREWGYGGLIGTVNLMHGPENTEFFKSNGGSWDTPFGKFFLEWYSGMLLLHGERICREAKTIFQGTEVDTSAKVAGIHWHYGMQSHPSELTAGYYNTSRRDGYLPIARMLGRYGFGLCCSGFGMRDVEEKKTNPVSSPEGFLKQLLLAARVCHIPIEGENSTTFLEDESFEQVLKMSKFYTYGLESPTFSFNFMRMDRYLFEQHKWVRFTRFVKQLSGANIFRARLDFGGDVQPTSMSDVVKVRAAYTYC